From Arcticibacter tournemirensis, one genomic window encodes:
- a CDS encoding TonB-dependent receptor plug domain-containing protein → MRNYIVVACGIIAACQSAFAQKTDSSVNYNVYKSLLLREVYIQPGKSVSQSNEELQTGGLQALSDQILERNPGINMIRRGNFAMEPSIRSLSGGRITMTIDGMRIFGACTDRMDPVSSYIEPTNLESILVSFSPGEDLHGTSIGGGVDFKLKEPKFTEGSQLNGMVGSGFESNGNAGQLLAGIEYSSADFAFHADGIYRRSSNYHAGRGTEVFFSQYQKWNGNISVKAKTGLNSYIKADYVQDEGRDIGYPALTMDVGFAKAKIAALSYMQKDPETHTMWETKVYYNFIDHAMDDTRRPVEQVAMHMDMPGTSRTFGAFSSISFKLREHHYFKFQLDGFSNKLSAEMTMYPENAAPMFMYTLPDPARTSIGFDFSDKVFLNSRASIKIGGRLEYLHDFLFTQAGKDQVSGLYNGDISRQRWMKNLSIQGSFHVSPRFDLSAQVAAGARAPTLQEEYSFYIYDRLDGHDYIGNPQLKQEKSINLDLNANFHTKEFKAETNVFSYFLRDYITGSILPGYSTMTIGANGVKQFINISSARLYGAALALSWSPFPAFNITSTNTYTRGTDHRANALLLIAPLKSVNTVSFQAGRGTIFHVESVSNARQNRVNTELYGETPTKGSTILNFGASRNLLFTPAKVLKLSGGVTNLMDSQYSQHLDIMKVLRPGRNFFVRMTLLF, encoded by the coding sequence ATGAGAAACTACATAGTAGTGGCCTGCGGTATTATTGCCGCATGCCAATCTGCTTTTGCGCAGAAAACTGATTCGTCCGTAAATTACAATGTTTATAAATCATTGTTGCTGAGAGAGGTTTATATACAACCCGGTAAAAGTGTATCGCAGTCTAACGAGGAGCTGCAGACGGGAGGCCTTCAGGCTTTGTCCGATCAGATTCTGGAGAGAAACCCGGGAATTAATATGATTCGCAGAGGGAACTTTGCAATGGAACCTTCCATCAGAAGCTTAAGCGGAGGCCGTATAACAATGACAATAGACGGAATGCGCATTTTCGGGGCTTGTACTGACCGGATGGATCCGGTCAGTTCGTATATAGAACCTACAAACCTGGAAAGTATCCTTGTGAGTTTTAGTCCCGGTGAAGACCTACATGGCACCAGTATCGGCGGTGGCGTTGATTTTAAACTTAAAGAGCCGAAGTTTACTGAAGGAAGTCAGCTGAACGGCATGGTCGGTTCTGGGTTTGAATCGAACGGCAATGCCGGTCAGTTATTGGCCGGCATTGAATACAGTAGCGCGGACTTTGCCTTCCATGCTGACGGGATTTATCGCAGAAGCAGTAATTACCACGCCGGAAGGGGAACCGAAGTGTTCTTTTCTCAGTATCAAAAGTGGAATGGCAATATATCTGTAAAGGCAAAAACAGGTCTGAATAGCTACATAAAGGCCGATTACGTTCAGGACGAAGGTCGTGATATCGGCTATCCCGCGCTTACTATGGATGTTGGTTTCGCCAAAGCGAAGATTGCGGCCTTATCCTATATGCAAAAGGATCCGGAGACACATACGATGTGGGAGACGAAAGTGTACTATAATTTTATTGATCATGCGATGGACGACACAAGGCGGCCTGTTGAACAGGTGGCTATGCACATGGACATGCCCGGGACATCACGTACATTCGGTGCCTTTTCTTCCATTTCTTTTAAGCTTCGGGAGCACCATTATTTTAAGTTTCAACTCGATGGGTTCAGCAATAAGCTAAGTGCAGAAATGACAATGTATCCTGAAAACGCGGCCCCGATGTTTATGTATACGCTGCCCGATCCGGCCCGCACCAGCATAGGGTTTGATTTCTCAGATAAGGTTTTCTTAAATAGCCGTGCCAGCATTAAAATAGGAGGGAGGCTTGAATATCTGCATGATTTTCTTTTTACACAGGCCGGAAAGGATCAGGTGTCCGGGTTGTACAACGGAGATATTTCCCGGCAGAGGTGGATGAAGAATCTGAGTATTCAGGGTAGTTTTCATGTTAGTCCACGGTTTGATCTCTCAGCGCAGGTTGCTGCAGGCGCCCGCGCGCCCACTCTTCAGGAGGAATATAGTTTCTATATTTATGACCGTTTAGACGGACATGATTATATCGGAAATCCTCAGTTAAAACAGGAAAAGTCCATTAATTTAGATCTCAATGCCAATTTCCACACAAAGGAATTTAAGGCCGAGACAAATGTATTCAGCTATTTTCTACGCGACTACATTACAGGGAGCATACTTCCTGGTTACAGCACTATGACCATTGGCGCCAACGGTGTCAAGCAATTTATCAATATCTCTTCAGCAAGGCTATACGGTGCTGCTTTAGCGTTAAGTTGGTCTCCTTTTCCAGCATTTAACATTACAAGCACCAACACGTATACCAGAGGTACAGATCACAGAGCCAATGCTCTCCTTTTAATTGCCCCGTTAAAAAGTGTTAATACAGTGTCTTTCCAGGCAGGCAGGGGAACAATCTTTCATGTTGAATCTGTAAGCAATGCAAGGCAAAATCGTGTGAATACCGAGCTATATGGAGAAACTCCTACGAAGGGATCAACCATTCTGAATTTTGGTGCTAGCAGAAACCTGTTGTTTACTCCTGCAAAAGTGTTAAAGTTAAGCGGAGGAGTTACAAACCTGATGGATAGTCAATACTCGCAGCATCTTGATATAATGAAGGTTTTGCGGCCGGGCAGGAACTTTTTTGTCCGCATGACTTTGCTGTTTTGA
- a CDS encoding FixH family protein produces the protein MKKILLLIISATILLGSCKKDHKAEPEPVKIKIAEKTTSGGLRIALWADKSEFTVAYNKVYVSLAKPDGSEVNDASLTYHPLMNMISMQHSSPVEQPVYISTEHLYGGAVVFSMPSGEMGSWQLTVNVNNEPVVFDVAVAPLPSGTKYTGTFVGTDGNSYTVSLVEPVLPKIGINDIDVLVNRRADMMNFPADEGFIIELNPEMPSMGHGSPNNVNPAHKSNGHYKGKVNFTMTGDWRLHLKLKKGETVVVEDAALDLFF, from the coding sequence GCTCATTATATCGGCTACCATTCTCCTTGGTTCATGTAAAAAAGATCACAAGGCGGAACCTGAACCTGTGAAAATTAAGATTGCAGAAAAAACAACGTCAGGCGGGCTTCGTATTGCTCTTTGGGCTGATAAAAGCGAATTCACTGTGGCCTATAATAAAGTTTATGTCAGCCTTGCAAAGCCCGACGGCTCGGAGGTAAACGATGCAAGCCTAACTTATCATCCGCTGATGAATATGATATCTATGCAGCATTCCAGTCCGGTAGAACAGCCTGTGTACATAAGTACAGAGCACCTTTATGGGGGAGCTGTGGTCTTTTCAATGCCTTCGGGTGAAATGGGAAGCTGGCAACTGACCGTCAATGTAAATAATGAACCGGTCGTTTTTGATGTTGCGGTAGCGCCGCTACCATCGGGCACCAAGTATACGGGGACGTTTGTTGGTACAGATGGAAATAGTTACACGGTTTCATTGGTAGAGCCGGTATTGCCTAAAATCGGTATCAATGATATCGATGTGCTTGTAAACAGAAGAGCAGATATGATGAATTTTCCTGCCGATGAGGGCTTTATCATTGAGTTAAACCCCGAAATGCCTTCGATGGGGCACGGTTCTCCCAACAATGTTAACCCGGCCCATAAAAGCAACGGGCATTATAAAGGAAAGGTCAATTTTACTATGACGGGCGACTGGCGTCTGCATCTAAAATTAAAGAAAGGTGAAACTGTGGTTGTAGAGGATGCAGCACTGGATCTTTTCTTCTGA
- a CDS encoding arylsulfatase: MKYIKLLVTSIVAIFSSASMAQKKPNIIVILADDMGFSDIGSYGGEIQTPNIDKLASEGIRYKQFYNAARCCPTRASLVTGLYPHQAGMGWMAAADLGTPEYQGTINNKCVTIAEVLKTAGYSTYMTGKWHLTNERKIDGMVTDSWPMQRGFDHYFGIIPGGANYYTPTLYSNNRKYPAPANFYLTTAISDTSVKYIDQHFSQKGTEPMFMYVAYTSPHWPLHALQKDIDKYKDLYKAGWDKMRRSRFERQKELGLMPKDAVMSPRDEKIEAWDSLSEEKKNEMAMRMAIYAAQIDVMDNGIGKIVQKLKEKNQLDNTLIFFLSDNGACAEFISSGKSKEVDGREDTFESYRINWANVSSTPFKEYKHFTHEGGIATPLIVHWPKGIASSLNNKFVGEYGHLTDIMATCVDVAQASYPSKFRGNAIIPMQGKSLVPHFSGKSNNRGVIYWEHEANIAVRDGKWKLVAKTAENEELSKDALELYDMNADPVEMHNLASKYPERVSSLYEGWLKWARSINAFPLDTREYNIRAQEYRKQVNGSFDDNLGGWTVKKNQALRGSIDVDTTSQISGKNSARISVTEPGERLAALSMNWRFASKKGEKYMIRLKTKAAGNSSYILRLEKPSGEAKLIDQVINASDKVVSMNTGVVEVSENGPYQLSLYFGKLNRGDVIWVDDIDLIKLRN, from the coding sequence ATGAAATATATTAAGTTACTTGTTACTTCAATCGTTGCTATTTTCTCCTCAGCCTCTATGGCGCAGAAAAAGCCTAATATCATTGTGATCCTGGCAGATGATATGGGCTTTTCGGATATCGGAAGTTATGGAGGTGAGATACAGACGCCAAATATAGATAAATTGGCTTCAGAAGGGATACGTTACAAACAGTTCTACAATGCTGCCCGGTGCTGCCCTACGAGGGCTTCTCTTGTAACAGGTCTTTATCCGCATCAGGCAGGGATGGGATGGATGGCAGCCGCAGATCTGGGCACTCCTGAATATCAGGGAACAATTAATAATAAATGTGTAACCATTGCCGAAGTTTTAAAGACAGCAGGCTATTCAACCTACATGACAGGCAAATGGCACCTTACAAACGAACGGAAAATTGATGGAATGGTTACCGATAGCTGGCCGATGCAACGTGGATTTGATCACTATTTCGGAATTATCCCAGGGGGAGCGAACTACTACACCCCTACGTTATACAGTAATAACAGGAAGTATCCGGCCCCTGCAAATTTCTATTTAACCACAGCTATTTCGGATACCAGCGTGAAGTATATAGATCAGCATTTTTCGCAAAAAGGTACCGAACCCATGTTCATGTATGTAGCGTATACATCTCCGCACTGGCCTCTGCATGCTTTACAAAAGGATATCGATAAGTATAAAGACCTGTATAAGGCAGGATGGGATAAGATGAGAAGGAGCCGCTTTGAGCGACAGAAGGAGTTAGGACTAATGCCGAAGGATGCCGTGATGAGTCCCCGTGATGAAAAGATAGAAGCCTGGGATTCTCTGTCCGAAGAGAAGAAAAACGAGATGGCTATGCGGATGGCTATATACGCTGCCCAGATTGACGTTATGGATAATGGAATTGGTAAGATAGTGCAAAAGCTAAAGGAAAAGAATCAACTGGATAATACCTTAATCTTCTTCCTGAGCGATAATGGAGCCTGTGCCGAGTTCATTAGTAGCGGCAAGAGCAAAGAAGTAGATGGCAGGGAAGATACGTTTGAAAGTTATCGCATTAACTGGGCTAATGTAAGCAGCACACCGTTTAAGGAATATAAGCATTTTACACACGAAGGCGGCATTGCAACTCCCTTGATTGTACACTGGCCGAAAGGGATCGCCTCCTCTTTGAACAATAAATTTGTAGGCGAGTACGGGCATCTGACCGATATCATGGCTACCTGTGTTGATGTTGCCCAGGCCAGCTATCCTTCGAAGTTCAGGGGAAATGCGATCATTCCAATGCAGGGAAAAAGTCTTGTTCCTCATTTCTCCGGTAAAAGCAATAACAGGGGCGTTATCTATTGGGAACATGAAGCAAATATTGCAGTGAGGGATGGAAAATGGAAGCTTGTTGCAAAAACAGCCGAAAATGAAGAACTTTCAAAAGATGCCCTGGAGCTCTACGATATGAATGCGGACCCTGTTGAAATGCATAACCTGGCTTCGAAGTATCCGGAAAGGGTAAGTTCATTATACGAGGGATGGTTAAAATGGGCCAGGAGTATAAATGCCTTTCCATTGGATACGAGGGAATACAACATAAGGGCGCAGGAGTATAGAAAACAGGTTAACGGCTCTTTTGACGACAATCTTGGCGGCTGGACAGTGAAGAAAAATCAGGCACTTCGCGGCAGTATTGACGTGGATACTACTTCTCAAATAAGCGGGAAGAATTCAGCAAGGATCTCTGTAACCGAACCGGGCGAAAGGCTGGCCGCCCTGTCAATGAACTGGAGATTTGCTTCTAAAAAAGGAGAAAAATATATGATACGATTAAAAACCAAAGCGGCCGGGAACTCCTCGTACATTTTGCGCCTCGAAAAACCATCCGGCGAAGCGAAGTTAATCGATCAGGTAATAAACGCATCTGACAAGGTTGTCTCGATGAACACAGGTGTCGTTGAAGTTTCTGAGAACGGGCCGTATCAGTTAAGTCTATACTTTGGTAAGCTAAATAGGGGAGATGTGATTTGGGTTGACGACATTGACCTTATAAAATTGAGAAATTAA